Below is a genomic region from Medicago truncatula cultivar Jemalong A17 chromosome 3, MtrunA17r5.0-ANR, whole genome shotgun sequence.
AACAATTAATAACAAAGAAACTTACAATTATTTGATCTATGATGAAATTAAAGACCAGTTAATCCCAAATATGAGAAGTGATTGAATTATCAAATTAGTTCACAAAATTATTTCAAGAAAGTTAGGTTTAACATATTCAATCACTTAACACATCAATTAACCTAATCAACAATTATCATAtatcaaattataaattgtagaaattaaagaaaaaggaagagaaacaCACCCAcatttatagtggttcccccaACCGTCCTTGGTATGGGGTACATTCACTCTTCGTAGAAAAAACTATACGGTCTTTAACTATTATATTGCTGAAATTAGAGTGAAGTAAAATGATTCCTTTAATTTGTGAATCCAACTGATCCTAAATCTTCTATGCTAAGTAACTATtctaaaaccaaaaatcttcaaatcttcTTGAAATTGGATCATCCAAAGTATTTGAATCTTAAATTTTCATGCACTCCTTCAAAGTTCATGTCCAAGAAATCTTCAATGCTATGAACCTTGTTTCATTCCCTTCAACTTTGATGTCTTCTGAAACAGCCCCACACAATCACATTTGGAGGTGAAAATAAAACCTACTTTTGCTTTAGATCCTTGGGAGAAACTAGTTGTTACAAAAAACTATAGCATCCTATCAACCCATATATCAAATCCTACAAACTATCCttgaaaaagtgtttaatcaaGAGTTgcagatagatagatagatagatagatagatagagagagagagagcatgTGTACATAACTTGTTCCCAActttttcaacattttatatttagaaacaCCATATGAAGGATGTGACCTATAGTAATAGGGTGCTTtacaaaaagtaaaagacaTAAATCAAAACTTTCTAAAATAACCTAATCAACCCAAAGAGCAACTTCATAAAGTGTTTTCTTATAGTTTTTGAGAGAAGGATAGTAGAGAGAAAGGTAATGAATGATTTCAATGGTTATAAGTAATGAGGACACTATCTGAATCGATTCAGAGAAATTTCTATTCGATTCGATTCAAGGAGTAAAATGCATTATGGGCATCGTTTGAAGattgaaacaattatttttaccaatacaTATGGTTAAAaaatcctattttttttataatcgtTACTCTAAAcgaaaataaactatataaactAGTTTTCCTTCATTCCCTTTTCAAAAAGCACACACTCTTCATCTACTATctaaatctctctctctctgaaaccattttctaaaataacaattagATACTTTGGGTGAATAATCAAATTGTAGAGCGATAACGTCCAATTTAGGAATTGTTCTTGTAAATTGGGTAGAGTGTTTTTGTGAGATTTATGAGCAAAATATGAGGGTTTTCACCTCAATTGAATTGGAGGGTTTTTGACAAGCACTTGCAATTGGGGATTCTTGTTTTGGCGAAAACTTTGGAAAATCAATTAGGAAGCGGTGCTTCACGAAAATATCATTCACAAAAGAGTAACAAAGACGAATCAAATCGAAGAGCTTGGGTCATTGATTTTGGTGGTTCAAGATCAAGGGTTGAAGAAGAACCGAATACACCATTACAATTTAAAGGTTGGGTTGTATTCAACCTTGAAGTTTGATTGTTTTAACTTTTCTCAACAATTAATCTTTATTTGAAGATTGAGGACATATACATACCCAAAATGCAAGGATAAAAGTGAGAAACTGTCTAAACAATTCTCAAAACTTGTCCGTTTTTTGGAGGACGAAAACATTAAGTTCTCCAAAAAAACGGAAAAGAAAGTTTTGGGATAAcgaaaacaaaacattttatttttttattataaaatgaaagattttgtattataaaatgatttttgtattaaaaaacgGAAAAGAAAGTTTTCGAATTAGAAAGATTTTGTATTATAAAATGATACAAAAAAGTGTCCCCTTTTCAAATCTTTTCATTtattcctttcttttctttttatatcaAAATCCCCTTTCAAAATCTACCAAACAAACACTATCCGTGAGCACTAGTCGTTTCTCCTATGACTTTTCaataccataattttttttttttttatgggaagatataatttattttgaatgaaataacAGAAACATCGAATGGGTGTCTGTTTGGTAGATAACATCCATTCGATGCTTCGAATTGTTTTGGACCACGAATCTCAAACTTTGACCACTaaagtctttttttattttattttataaattcattATAATTGAAATCGATAACATCcatagaaaaatattgtttattcaCTTTCATAGATATGTTATCAAATGATTTCTAAAGGGAGTAACATAGTCAACAATTATAAGCTTTAGAGAATAACAAAATTATACCCATACACATGAAGCAAATGGAACAAGTATgaaattaactaaaaaaaacacaaataaattaagAGTTCAATCCTTTAACAAATGTCATGTCCTTTAACTCGTATACTGAACTCTACTTCGTTGccataaaattgagaaaaaaacgaGAGAGATGATTAGTTGGTTACTCAAATGCAACTCTAGATTAAACATGAAGTTGCATACTCAATATTGAAATCTCACGCCGTTGTTGTTGATGAgccaaatatttttaattttttttttctgtaaatGGACAAATTTTAGGCGCGAGTAGCAGTTCTGAACTTGCAGCTCAATTTATTTAGGCGCGAGTTTTGCTTCGCGCGAAAGCTTTTGAGTTTTGCCGGCaattggaaaaaagaaaaaaataaggtaACATGAATATACATGTTGAAAGTGATTAAAAGAGAGTGTAAAAGCAACTTTCTGTAGCATTCCTCTTCAAGAATGATTATATGAAAACCAATATCAATTGAAATTCCAACATAAACGACATCAATACCAATGGAAACAAAATAATTCAGGAAGTCTCTATTTATTCATCTTAACATTAACCAACAATGATTAAATGTTTTTCAAAcaagaaattaataaaaatacatgaagaaataaaattattccCGTGTCCGACGCTAAGCATGGACacatttaaaaacaaaagcaataaaattaaaccaaacataaattcaacaattgaAATATAGAGACTgataaaaaacaacaaagtaAATGATGATCATTTTTCAAGAGACTTGTTGATCAAGGCCAGAAACCATGTGGCACATTGTTACCAAATGGTACATTGTTACCATTTTCAAATGGTAACACATCACcaatgttgttgttggtgaaatccATTGGCCAATGCTGCCTTTGCATTGGATCAGCAATGTTCTCCATTCCCTGCTCCCCTCCACTCACATTTCCAGCTTGGTTTTGAACAACCTCTTCAGCTTGAGACTGATCGAGTTTCCTATCGATCTGTTTCAAGTTCTGATCGATCAACCATGAGATATCATTGAGATCATCCATGCCAACATGGTCAAAAATCTGACCAGCATTAAGGCATTGAAACATCAGATGGGTCATTTCCTTCCTTTTGTTGTCGTTCCTTTGTTTCTTCAGCTGTTCTTGAGCTTTTTGGATCCTTTGCTTCAAGAAACTCTCTTGATTGAACATTTTTTTGCTTTGCTCAAGTTCGGGCAATCTCTTAAACTTTGACAGCACTGTTTGCACTCCCCATGGTGAAGGCCAGACCTCTGGTTGAGGATCGTTTTGATCAAAGATGATAGCGCACGCTTCGATCCCACAGAGCGTGCTGATTTCATCAATCTTCTTGATCAAAcctgttataaaaaaatacaacaagATAGTAATTAATGATTGAAACAACAAAGTatgttttttatgataaataaaaattgaaacaacTCTAAATCATGAATTTGTGAGTTTTCTTCTACTAATcgaaaaaacaattattttattttaataaaaagaccCGAAACACACCAAtgagataaaaataatttcagcTGAGCTCGCACAGACGCTATTCCAAACGGAcaaacaacatgttaaatatatttaaataaaataaaaatttcggaaataaaccaaaccaaaaaacaaaatgaaatctCTCTCATTCAATCACTTAATTTACTGGCAATcaaatttttatggttcctTCTATTGAAGTTGATCCTATTTGAGCCACCGATATTAAATATGAGCACCTTTCATAGTCAGGATTTGAACTTCAGTTTACCATGTTATGGGAGTTTAGTCCATTTTGCTAGACCCAACTCCCCATTGATTCAATTTATCAATctctaaatttaattattaattttattttttcaagtaGATATCTAACTCATGAATGCTAGTTTTTGTCATATTTCAATGGTAATTACTACATGTATGGTATGCAACTATGCAAGattgtttctctaaaaaaaaaaaactatgcaaGATTGATATAGACAtggtttatataaataaaagagaagaaaatctCAAACCATTCTTTCTCTTCTTGAATGTTCCCTTCCTCTTTGCGTCACTGGTGATGTAGGCAAGGTTCACCTTCTTCCTAGTCATGGCAGTgttgagaaaagagaaagaaatttgTAAGAAGGGAATTCTACAAAAAATGAAGCTTGGTGTATTCACTCATGTTATGTTATGCAGTATTTATAGTAGATAAATTTGAgattaattgaatttaaaaaattaaaataatatccaCCGACATATGTGCATTGTCTTAGGACGAAAATTAGTGATTAAATCCGTGTGCTACAGTCTAAAAACAATATCTGTGTGCGATATATGGCTTTTTTTTAGAaggattttgaaaataaaactttttttaaatgacccttcaatattttgtcaaaagaaaaagatatttcCCATTTGGAGagaataaataaaatccaaaattttaatGTGTAATTCACTAAATGGGAAGGTTGTTTGACTCAATTGGTAAAGTACAGAGGAAATATGTAAGGGGAGAATAATATGAAAACgtattcataattcataaataaaataaaaaagttcgAAGATTTTTTCTATCTTAGATTGATGCACCATCTTTTTatcccaatttttattttttatttatagaaaaaaaaactgaccGTATCCTCTTATGTGACACAATTAGACGAATGTTAAAGATTTTTGTAGATGCTGATCTTTTTATAATCGATAATATTATTATAGTAATGAAAAACAAGAGTTCACATTGCAATACACaattttctgaaattattttGCCACAAACTTATAAAATTGAGATATAGTAATTTTATGAGCAAACACTAACCGATAAATGTCATggatttcaaaatattttttaagttaatgaattttatttaattataaggtTGTGTGAAGATCAAAGTTTATTTGGAAACCAgttatttacattatttttagtcaaaaaaaaaaaagttatttatattcttttataGATAagctataatttattttataaaaatggcaACCAAATGAATGTAATTAATGGAATAACTCTTTCTTAATTAGAGGGAATTTTCTTTAACAGACCACCTAGATATTTTTATCTGAATCAGCAATTTGAAAAACTAATGTGTTGAGTAAGATAGAATGAATGAATGAcctgataaaataaaaagataaaatgaatGACCAAACTCTCATTTCTCAAGAGATTTAAGGTTGCTACATTCTCAagattgaatttaaatttacaaCCTTCAATTAAGAGGAAAAATATATCTAATCATTTCATCTAAGTGTTCTTAGGTAATACATGATTTAGATCAAATAtatggttaaaaaaatatttacatcaaaGGTTCggattttatcatttattgCAAATCTCACAcgactttttctttttaagtttataatcatatgatttgtcaaaaaaaaagtttataatcaTATGGTTTTttacatcatttatttaatgaatttgaaTAAGAAATATTTGTTTACAAAAGTGTGATCGGAAGGAGTATATGTCTCTTTTTTTGAGAAGGAAGGATTGTAAGTTTATTTCTTTTGACAAGAGGAATGAGTATATACCCTCTggttattattataaacaaaaatcaacattttaaattcaattaatgatgtatatatatgatatttattatagaccacatgcATCAATTTAAATCTAATAAAGCCCGTCTCCAAGAGGTAGTTTGATTGTAAGGTTGAGATTAAACTTTGCAGTTCTCCGTTTAAGACTCCGTATCTCCAAAAATCAATAATGGCCGTAATAAAATTTTTAGACATAATTTCAATCCGATCCcttgttttaattaaatcatgAATTTAGAAATTAGTCCACCAATTTTATAAGTCTTACAATATATTTTCACCACCAAATTTTTAGcgtaattttattgatttgactAAGGGTGTAAACTCTTCgcataaaatgaaattgaaaaaccaaatcaaaaccaaataaaaaattacccGCTCTTTTTGGTTTGATTCAAAAACAGAAGCAAACCCAACCCGAAGAAAATCCAACTGGACTCATTCAGCTCTcgttttcaatttaaaaatgtaaTGAACCGACGAACCAAACCGATAACTTAATAATGTGATGTCTTTTGCAAATATCTGCCAGCCTAGTCCCAACAAAATATTacaccattttattttttactctcATTTCTTACTCCAAGCACCAGATTAGATACACCAATACACTTTGGCATCTCAACGAGAGAAATGAGTCACAAAATTGTAGCATGCATGCATTGTAATGTGCAAGGGATTATAGTTGAAAAATGCAtagtaaaattgtagaattttgagtttatttatttgtattttaagaCGGAAAGATAAACTGAACCGAATCAAACTGAATATTATCAATTTACTTTGGTTTTGTTCCACTtctaaaaaatgttgaaaatcaAAAGAAACCAAATCAGTCGGTTTGCATAGATTTTTGACTAAAACTCAAAGCAAACAAACATTAAACACTATAAGAAATATGAAATCTGAATATACTATTATTAGAAGAAATATGAAGTCTTAATATTTATTCTCTATAAACTTGTCTATTGTTTTTATACGGATAGATTTTCGTGTAATATCATGCGTTAATTACAAGAATTTTATTAGTATCTAAAGCTTTTTCAAGCCACCCTTTATCTTTATAATATCTTTTGCTAAACCAATTTGAGGTTGCTTCTGGAATCACCAACACTAAGTCAGGGATGGGGTACAATAGAACTAAGAGACACTCATCAAATTAAGTctctaaagaaacaaaaaataatgcaagAAATGAAGGAAAGAGGACcgcaaaaactaaaaaaatataatcccttcataaaattttaaagttctCTATGTACCAAATTTCGAGCAAAAGACTGCAAAAAATGTCGGGTCAGCTAAAGGCTCTTGGTGTTTTTATATATCAAGGATATTTGTTATGTCGAATTTTATTTTGCAAGTATATTGCCTGTGGACAAGCAAAAGTTAAAATGTGAAGTTGTGATGATAGTCACTCATATAGTGTTTTTAACATCATTTAGGAGTCATTTTAAAATCTATTTAGCAAGTTATTATTTGTTGTAGTCGAGATTTtgtaaataaatgaatgaatgagcATGGAAGAGTTATTAGGCAGACAAGACCTTGAAACATGTCGAATCACCCAAATCAGACAACTTTGTGGTCGTACTATACTTTCTTACAATATATAtcaagtatttttattttttttggagtatAATCACTACAAGCGTTTCAGTGAGGAGAAATAAGACAAGATGAAGGCTCAACTATTGATACATGTGTGATGCATGCTACGAGCCACACATCGCGCACTTTAAAGAACATTTGGTTCAACATTCCTGCCATAAACTCTGTGAAATCACCGTTGAGTTCAAAC
It encodes:
- the LOC25491067 gene encoding agamous-like MADS-box protein AGL80, encoding MTRKKVNLAYITSDAKRKGTFKKRKNGLIKKIDEISTLCGIEACAIIFDQNDPQPEVWPSPWGVQTVLSKFKRLPELEQSKKMFNQESFLKQRIQKAQEQLKKQRNDNKRKEMTHLMFQCLNAGQIFDHVGMDDLNDISWLIDQNLKQIDRKLDQSQAEEVVQNQAGNVSGGEQGMENIADPMQRQHWPMDFTNNNIGDVLPFENGNNVPFGNNVPHGFWP